From a region of the Chitinophaga caseinilytica genome:
- a CDS encoding DUF5686 and carboxypeptidase regulatory-like domain-containing protein — protein sequence MMKIVLPFLLILFVLPASGVQVRGVVTNRQGEPLPFATVMIKGTTLGTTSNAMGAYVLDVPSGSHVIVCQYMGYKKEEKRVEAGNEPRELNFSLEPVSLQMKEVVVKSGGEDPAYAIIRQAIKKRPYYLSQVKNFTCESYIKMLARMRNMPKRFFGTKVNPTDIGVDSSGKGIVALTESLTKIAWRDPDMKLEVISSRSSGGGLGFDIPTVINFYKNNVEAMQTQVGPRGFISPISDNALFYYKYRLEGTFVDDGKLVNKILVIPRRKYEPLFAGHIYITEDDWRIHSTDLMLTKEYQLELIDTLVIRQTHVPVAPDVWRTKDQVVYLAAKLFGFDITANSVNVYSKYDLNPVFPKGYFNKVIMKYDKNAEWRDKPYWDSVRPLPLEADEQRDFHVKDSTARARRDSAKGRMQLDSLRARPQPVKVMDVVWGGVNHRWWFQGDTSVQSHSLHIPGLIKGLSYNTVEGVALQINPGVTFSLPHRRYLTWLSNVRYGFSNTHLQASTGLTLTRVPDGGIGARNTWSVGGGKRITQFNRANPIGPVMNSLYTLLLSENYMKLYESRFASLGFSRVYESSFAFSLSALYENRNAVENSTDFALFNRDRNYFTPNHPDDLAHIPFGNEKVLTIGGNVSFQPGQKYIEYPRGRRAIGSKYPTLSAGYRKGFIDANFDKWNFDVKDEMNFKLLGELKYHVGLGGFLNSQSVSIPDMQHFNGNQTFLNIRYLSSFQLAGYYEYSTTADLFATANVEHHFNGLLTNRIPLFNRLKWHLVAGSNAFYVNKNNNYVEVFAGLENIFKVLRVDVVAGYQSQTDTRIGVRLGFGGILGGAFKVE from the coding sequence ATGATGAAAATTGTACTCCCGTTTTTGCTGATCCTGTTTGTGCTACCTGCCTCCGGCGTCCAGGTCCGCGGCGTCGTCACCAATCGCCAGGGCGAACCGCTCCCGTTCGCCACCGTCATGATCAAAGGCACCACCCTCGGCACCACCTCCAACGCCATGGGCGCTTATGTGCTGGATGTGCCATCCGGCAGCCATGTCATCGTGTGCCAATATATGGGCTACAAGAAGGAAGAGAAGCGCGTGGAAGCGGGCAACGAGCCCCGGGAACTGAATTTCTCGCTGGAACCGGTGAGCCTCCAGATGAAGGAAGTAGTCGTAAAATCGGGCGGGGAAGACCCTGCATACGCCATCATCCGGCAAGCCATCAAAAAAAGACCGTATTACCTCTCGCAAGTGAAGAACTTTACCTGCGAATCCTATATCAAAATGCTCGCCCGGATGCGGAACATGCCCAAACGGTTCTTCGGTACGAAAGTAAACCCGACGGACATTGGCGTGGATTCCTCCGGCAAAGGGATCGTGGCGCTCACCGAATCCCTCACCAAAATCGCCTGGCGCGATCCCGACATGAAGCTCGAAGTCATCTCCAGCAGGTCCAGCGGCGGTGGGCTCGGGTTCGACATCCCCACCGTCATCAATTTCTACAAAAACAACGTGGAAGCCATGCAGACGCAGGTAGGGCCGCGGGGATTCATTTCCCCCATTTCCGACAACGCGCTGTTTTATTATAAGTACCGGCTGGAAGGGACTTTCGTGGACGACGGCAAGCTGGTCAACAAGATCCTCGTCATCCCGCGCCGCAAATACGAACCGCTTTTCGCCGGGCATATTTATATCACGGAAGACGACTGGCGCATCCACAGCACCGACCTCATGCTCACCAAAGAGTACCAGCTGGAGCTGATAGACACGCTCGTGATCCGGCAAACCCATGTGCCCGTGGCGCCTGACGTCTGGCGCACGAAAGACCAGGTCGTGTACCTCGCCGCGAAACTTTTCGGGTTCGACATCACCGCCAATTCCGTGAACGTATATTCCAAATACGACCTCAATCCCGTGTTCCCGAAAGGTTACTTCAACAAAGTGATCATGAAATACGACAAGAACGCCGAATGGCGGGATAAGCCGTATTGGGACAGTGTTCGCCCGTTGCCGCTGGAAGCCGACGAGCAGCGGGATTTCCATGTGAAAGACAGCACCGCCCGCGCCCGCCGCGATTCTGCGAAGGGCCGTATGCAGCTGGATTCCCTGCGCGCCAGGCCCCAACCCGTGAAAGTGATGGACGTGGTGTGGGGAGGCGTGAACCATCGCTGGTGGTTCCAGGGAGATACTTCGGTGCAGTCGCACAGCCTGCACATTCCCGGACTGATAAAAGGCCTGAGTTACAACACCGTGGAAGGGGTGGCTTTGCAAATCAATCCCGGAGTTACATTCTCTTTGCCCCACCGGCGATACCTGACCTGGCTGTCCAACGTCCGGTACGGGTTCTCGAACACGCACCTGCAGGCCAGCACAGGCCTCACGCTCACGCGGGTGCCCGACGGCGGCATCGGGGCGAGGAATACATGGTCGGTCGGCGGCGGGAAACGCATCACCCAGTTCAACCGCGCCAACCCGATCGGGCCGGTGATGAATTCGCTCTACACTTTGTTGCTGAGCGAGAATTACATGAAATTGTACGAAAGCCGCTTCGCATCGTTGGGTTTCAGCAGGGTATACGAAAGTTCGTTCGCGTTCAGCCTGAGCGCGCTGTACGAAAACCGCAACGCCGTGGAGAACTCAACCGATTTCGCGCTCTTCAACCGCGACCGGAACTACTTCACGCCCAACCATCCTGATGATCTGGCGCACATTCCTTTCGGCAACGAAAAAGTGCTCACCATCGGCGGAAATGTCAGCTTCCAGCCGGGACAAAAATATATCGAGTACCCGCGGGGCAGGAGGGCCATCGGTTCCAAATACCCGACCCTGTCTGCCGGCTACCGCAAAGGCTTCATCGACGCGAATTTCGATAAATGGAACTTCGACGTGAAAGATGAAATGAATTTCAAGCTGTTGGGAGAATTGAAATATCATGTGGGATTAGGCGGTTTCCTCAATTCCCAATCCGTTTCCATCCCCGACATGCAGCATTTCAACGGCAACCAGACCTTCCTCAACATCCGCTACCTCAGCAGCTTCCAGCTGGCGGGGTATTACGAATACAGCACCACGGCCGATTTATTCGCCACGGCCAACGTGGAGCATCATTTCAACGGGCTGCTCACCAACCGCATCCCGCTGTTCAACCGGTTGAAGTGGCACCTGGTGGCGGGGAGCAATGCGTTTTACGTGAACAAGAACAATAACTACGTGGAGGTTTTTGCCGGACTGGAAAATATCTTCAAAGTGCTGCGGGTAGATGTGGTGGCCGGGTACCAAAGTCAGACGGACACGCGGATCGGCGTGCGGCTTGGGTTTGGAGGGATCCTCGGCGGAGCTTTCAAGGTGGAATAG
- a CDS encoding rhodanese-related sulfurtransferase encodes MALHNRVSATELKQRLAAETFRRVTVSFYQYAKISDPQIFRDDLYLALNELGVFGRIYVASEGINAQISIPEHNYEAFRDHLYSIPFLNGIRLNIAVDDNGKSFWVLKIKVREKIVADGIDDPTFDMDNRGKYLDARAFNELADDPDTVIIDMRNHYEFEVGHFDKALEVPSDTFREQLPMAVDMMKDNKDRNIIMYCTGGIRCEKASAYMLHHGFSNVFHLEGGIIEYSNKAREQGLPNKFRGKNFVFDDRLGERISDEIISQCHQCGEPCDEHINCANEGCHLLFIQCEKCAEKYSKCCSDACAEVIALPEEQQAEMRKGIDKGLMLFNKRRKRRLPSAGDSTL; translated from the coding sequence ATGGCACTACACAACAGAGTATCAGCCACCGAGTTAAAGCAACGGTTGGCCGCGGAAACCTTCCGCCGCGTTACGGTATCGTTTTACCAGTACGCCAAAATTTCCGATCCGCAGATTTTCCGGGATGACTTGTACCTGGCCCTGAACGAACTTGGGGTGTTTGGCCGTATTTACGTGGCCAGCGAAGGCATCAATGCGCAGATCAGCATCCCCGAGCACAACTACGAAGCTTTCCGCGATCATTTGTATTCCATCCCTTTCCTGAACGGCATCCGCCTCAACATCGCGGTAGACGATAACGGGAAATCTTTCTGGGTATTGAAGATCAAGGTGCGGGAAAAGATCGTGGCCGACGGGATCGACGATCCCACCTTCGATATGGACAACCGCGGCAAGTACCTCGACGCCCGCGCGTTCAACGAACTGGCAGACGACCCCGATACCGTGATCATCGACATGCGCAACCACTACGAATTCGAAGTAGGCCATTTCGACAAGGCGCTCGAAGTGCCGTCAGACACCTTCCGCGAACAGCTCCCCATGGCCGTGGATATGATGAAAGACAATAAAGACCGGAACATCATCATGTACTGCACCGGTGGCATCCGCTGCGAGAAAGCCTCCGCGTACATGCTTCATCATGGCTTCAGCAACGTCTTCCACCTCGAAGGCGGCATCATCGAATATTCCAACAAAGCCCGCGAACAAGGGCTGCCGAATAAATTCCGGGGCAAGAACTTCGTGTTCGACGACCGCCTCGGCGAGCGCATCTCCGACGAGATCATCTCCCAATGCCACCAGTGCGGCGAGCCCTGCGACGAGCACATCAACTGCGCCAACGAAGGCTGCCACCTCTTATTCATCCAATGCGAAAAATGCGCGGAAAAGTACAGCAAATGCTGCAGCGACGCCTGCGCCGAAGTGATCGCCCTGCCCGAAGAGCAGCAGGCTGAAATGCGCAAGGGGATCGATAAAGGCCTGATGCTTTTCAATAAACGCAGGAAGCGGCGCCTGCCTTCGGCCGGGGATTCAACGCTTTAG
- a CDS encoding LytTR family DNA-binding domain-containing protein, which yields MKLQCLVVDDEPLARQGLREYIADVSFLEWAGECGSAPEAADFLHRQPVDLLFLDIRLPRLSGLEFLRTLPQKPLTVITTAYPDHALEGFELDVLDYLLKPVSFERFLKAANKAKAQLKAEASDHFYIKCEHRIEKIRLADVLVVEALQNYIAVHTTQRKYITYLTFRAVEEYLPAEQFIKVHKSYIVAASKIDSIEGNTISVGAHEVPVSRALRDEVMEKILQNRYLKR from the coding sequence ATGAAATTACAATGCCTCGTCGTGGACGACGAACCCCTGGCGCGACAGGGCCTCCGCGAATATATCGCCGACGTCAGTTTCCTGGAATGGGCGGGAGAATGCGGCAGCGCGCCCGAAGCGGCGGATTTCCTCCACCGCCAGCCAGTGGATCTCCTCTTCCTCGACATCCGTTTGCCACGGCTCAGCGGACTGGAATTCCTGCGCACCCTGCCGCAAAAGCCCCTCACCGTCATCACCACCGCTTATCCCGATCATGCGCTGGAAGGCTTTGAGCTGGATGTGCTCGACTATCTGCTGAAGCCCGTTTCCTTCGAGCGTTTCCTCAAGGCGGCGAACAAGGCTAAAGCGCAATTGAAAGCGGAGGCGTCCGACCATTTCTATATCAAGTGCGAACACCGGATCGAGAAGATACGGTTGGCGGATGTGCTTGTCGTGGAAGCGTTGCAAAACTACATCGCCGTGCATACCACGCAACGGAAATACATCACTTACCTCACGTTCAGGGCGGTGGAAGAATACCTGCCGGCGGAGCAGTTCATCAAGGTGCACAAATCCTATATCGTGGCCGCCTCGAAAATCGACAGCATCGAAGGCAATACGATTTCCGTGGGCGCGCACGAAGTGCCCGTGAGCCGCGCGCTGCGCGACGAAGTCATGGAAAAAATCCTGCAGAACCGCTATCTAAAGCGTTGA
- a CDS encoding sensor histidine kinase yields MDILKTITRLRLHHVFFWVAFFVVWITLRIDDYPDLTPTVLAGLLKVLSLAGAVYFSNYVLIPKFLYTKRYVAFAASFIALVAVTGFVVIEVLNMILRPYASTITHWPNATLNSQLYDVYIPLFFMVGAAAGIKFYIDQIRTVHRLQSALRAGAEQELQFLRSQINPHSLFNSLNTIYFLIHKENTLARETLLRFSDLLRYQLYECNTEKIDIAKEISCLENYLALQRLRHGAQYEIHFGKGDGVKDFDIAPLLLMPFVENAFKHISHRASNAVHIQMERENGRFTFTVENTCEPRPQGAPGGIGLSNVKRRLELLYNGKHALSIVPGTQHFAVTLTLQV; encoded by the coding sequence ATGGATATCCTGAAAACAATCACCCGGCTGCGGCTGCATCACGTATTCTTCTGGGTCGCGTTCTTTGTGGTGTGGATCACATTGCGGATAGACGATTACCCCGACCTCACGCCTACCGTGCTTGCGGGGCTGCTCAAGGTGCTGTCGCTGGCGGGCGCGGTGTATTTCTCCAATTACGTATTGATCCCGAAGTTCCTCTATACGAAGCGTTATGTTGCCTTTGCCGCGAGTTTCATTGCATTGGTGGCCGTTACGGGGTTTGTGGTGATCGAAGTGCTGAACATGATCCTGCGGCCTTATGCTTCCACCATCACACATTGGCCGAACGCTACTTTGAACAGCCAGTTGTACGACGTGTACATCCCCCTGTTTTTCATGGTGGGCGCGGCGGCGGGGATCAAGTTCTACATCGATCAGATCCGGACCGTTCACCGGTTGCAGAGCGCCCTGCGCGCAGGGGCCGAACAGGAATTGCAGTTCCTCCGTTCCCAGATCAACCCGCATTCGCTCTTCAATTCCCTCAACACGATCTATTTTCTCATTCATAAAGAAAATACGCTGGCGCGGGAAACGCTCCTCCGGTTTTCCGATCTGCTTCGTTACCAGCTCTATGAATGCAATACCGAAAAGATCGACATCGCGAAAGAGATTTCCTGCCTGGAGAATTACCTCGCCCTGCAAAGGCTCCGCCATGGCGCGCAGTACGAGATTCATTTCGGGAAGGGCGACGGGGTGAAGGATTTCGACATTGCTCCGCTTCTGCTCATGCCCTTCGTGGAAAACGCCTTCAAGCACATTTCGCATCGTGCGTCGAATGCGGTTCATATCCAGATGGAAAGGGAAAACGGGCGCTTCACGTTCACGGTGGAAAATACCTGTGAGCCCCGGCCGCAGGGCGCTCCGGGCGGCATCGGGCTCAGCAACGTAAAGCGGCGGCTGGAACTTTTGTATAACGGGAAACACGCGCTCAGCATCGTGCCGGGCACGCAGCATTTTGCGGTCACCTTAACCTTGCAGGTATGA